TGCAGAGTATTCTGTAAGTGAGTAGTCTAGCCACAAATTAGTTCACTTAATAAAGTGGTCTTCATGTTAATGCAGATTCCTGTGAGTTATGCTGAtatttcccattttgtaatatttttagcGTGAATTTGTCTCAACTTTTAAGTGAAAGGTCTAACAATAAGATTGGGTATTTAATAAAGTGATCTCTAAGTTAATGCAGCCTGGGGAATGTTGCCTGGCGAATGTTACAAAGTCTGCCGGTTTCTCCCTAATTATAAATCTTAATGTAGAGAGGAATTAGTTTCAATAAACCTTAGGTAATTGTTCGGGTCATGGCTTAGGCAGAACCCCAATATGAGGTTCAATAACTCCTTGCAAGAACAAAGAACGTTTTCTTTTCAGTTTTCTACTGCAAGGGTTTGACCTCATGACCAATCTGTAGGAggaataaattaaatttgaaactTCTCAGCTAACTCTGAAAACTATACCATGACAAGCCACCTTTTGCATATCGGAGTTGACCCCATGGTATGCTGGTAAAAGCATGGCATGTCAATACTGCCACGAAGGATCGAACCCCCGGAGGGAAGGAGGAGAATGGAAAGGAGAGAAGAAAGGGAGGACGGCGGCTGTGTTGGTGACGGATTTGGCGACGGCAGCAGCGACAATGGTTGATATCTTGACGGCAGCGGCAGTGGCAATGAAGATGGAAGCAATAGAGATTGACGGCGGCAGCAGTAGCAATGGAGATGGAGGCAGTGGAGACAACCTTGGTGGTGGTAGCTATGGGTGGAGATGTTGCTAGTGGTGGAGACAGTGCTGGTGGTAGAGACGGTGGTAGAGATGGAGATGGTGCTGGTTGTGGAGACAGTGCAAGTGGTGGAGACAGTGCTGGTGGTAGAGACGGtggtagagatggagatggagatggtgcTGGTTATGGAGACAGTGCaagtggtggagatggtggtggagatgacGTTGGTGGTGGATGATCGTGTTGCTGCTGGTGGTGGAGGAGACACTGAAAATGGTGGTGGAGGAGGCAACACTGGTGCTGGTTGGGGAGGAGGAGACAATGGTGGAGGAAGAGAAGGATGTAGTGAAGGAGGAGGAGGACGTCAttgagaggaggaggaggagatgctTTGATGCCAAAGATGAGGCCCCCCATTTGTGGTCTCACCTGGAGCTAGGGccaggctaaaaatcctagcactTCACCAATTAAAAAAATGGTCACCTTTTGCATATCATAAGTTCATTTTTTTAAATGCTAAACAAAAACCCCAACCACCCTATTCCACATTGCCTTGTTCTTACCTCCAAATATAAGGGGAGACTTGAGAGGCTCTGGTATACAAAATTGCTCCAATTTAGAGACAGTCCCAGCTACCCTTGCATGCTCTTCTTTGCTTAGCATGGCACCTCTGTCTGTTCCTTCCACCTATAAAAAAAAACTCAATTCCTTGTTTTATTTACTTCCTACAAAATTTGCTACAACTGTTTAAAGGCTTGCACAGACCTTAATTGAAAAAAGGCTTCTAAAACGACCTGTGATATATTTATAAAACATCAAGTTGGTTTATGAAATGGGCTTATGATGATAAGGGCAGAGAATGAGATACCATGGAAAGAAGAGAGTCTACAAGTTCTTCTGCGCTGTTTTCAGTCTCCTGCGCTGCAGTAGAAGATGCATTGAGTTTAAACACACATGTTGCAGATGTTCTAAGTTGAGAAATGTGAATGAATCCAAATGTGTGTTTCGAATTAGGTTTCCCAATACAGAGCCCATTGCTATGTGAAATAGGAGGAGGAAGGATACACACTTTGGTTGGGATATTAGTTTGCAGGGAATGATGACATGAAAATAAGCAGGAAATTACAGCAGCCATAGCTCGCATAGGTTGATCATCGACCCAATTGTTCTTCCTTCAAGTGATTTTTGCAAAATATTATTTTGTTGTGAGAAAAAATCTATAAACTTGATTTTATTGGATGTTAATTTCGCAACGTGGATAAGGGGGTGGAGGGAAAGTGTCATCGAGAGTGAACAGAACTTTTATTTTCGAGTGacgaccaaaataataataatccgTTTTAGTTTTTCCTTTAAATTAATTAGTAATAACTAACTGTTCGGTTGTGGTTAGTATTGCATTATTTCTTTCGTTTTGACTTTTATACGATAGAATTTATAAAAGTGCTAAATTTGATGATGTGGATAAGGCAATCGTTTTATAGGAAAGTGGTATTAATATAcatgattattttaattttttattaaatgttcaaatttttcatgcaattttgttagggttttgcttgcttttgtttattgttgttttttTGAGGTGGGCCTAGCATCACATCGCATTTATTGAGGGATTCTTTTGGGTTTATTATGGCCTCAGCCATCCTCAGCCTAACATTTGATGCTGGCGTTGGAGCTTTGACATCT
This genomic stretch from Cryptomeria japonica chromosome 8, Sugi_1.0, whole genome shotgun sequence harbors:
- the LOC131048400 gene encoding probable plastid-lipid-associated protein 8, chloroplastic: MRAMAAVISCLFSCHHSLQTNIPTKVCILPPPISHSNGLCIGKPNSKHTFGFIHISQLRTSATCVFKLNASSTAAQETENSAEELVDSLLSMVEGTDRGAMLSKEEHARVAGTVSKLEQFCIPEPLKSPLIFGDWDVEYCSNPTSTGGYYRSAIGRLLLKTKEMAQTIQAPDFVGNKVAFSALNAIDGEVSLEGKFIPMDNKWIQITFDSPYLKLGPFEFRYGGQSSVKIAVIYVNSKIRLGRGSRGSIFIFKRCC